GATACTTCTGTCTAATAACATATATACACACGTGTTCATATTCAGACAGAGCAAGAGCTTAACAAACTCTAGAAAAACAGtgaaaatgaattaaaatcccattttcataattaacaaatatatTAACTAATAATCACGATCACGATCGATAAAGAAAGCAACATGAGTCTAGATCTAGAACGTGTCCAATTTGGTGGCTGCCCATCACCCATGTGGACCGTGGTGGATCTAtaaaacccaaatttcactaactgaaaaaatataatatatttttatatatacaatacaCATGCGCATATTgagaaatttagaaaatatCCATGGACacttacaaattaaaattacgaTAACAAACTGCCAGCTGGCAGTTGAATACCACAAGTAAGTTCTTGCCATTCGAAGTTATGAGTATTACCCGACACTAGTAGTGAGAATAACCAATTCCCCTTcaacttttcttcattaaaaaaaaaaactagtatAAAGAAGCACGAGTTGAGttcataaaattaatttaatgcACACAAATATCTGGGTCTCGTTTTCTTGTAACGTGTCACTGAACGACAAGTACAATAATTGGTGCGTTGGCGGTGTATATGTACATACATGTATAATTTATAGTGGGTGATTTGGGGCCAGTCATTTGTGGCTGGCAAAGGTCTTGGTCTAAGTTGTTCAGTACGTAGCAACATGCCATTGCCTCGCgccaaaaccaaaaaggagATATgcgaccaaaaaaatattaaataagcCAAAAAGGAAACGAAACACCATTAATCATTTCATatcaataattattttcttccgTTCTCTAaatcaaaaatgaaaaattattggtgagaaattataaattatatctcattataaaaaaaaattatctgtTAAAATTTCAAGTTGATGAACTGGCATGTTGTTTGAAACTTTGAACTCTAAAGCTTGAGCCACCGTTGCCATTCGATCGCCAGCCAACTTGCAAGCTTCCGAGAGGGTATGAATCACATCACAAAGGAGGGCCCCACTACGATCGCATGTTTGATTGAAGGTCATTTCATTATCAGATTTTGACGCCTAGTATATCCGGTACTATTCCTAACCACCACCATACACAATAATTGAGCAGCTCTGCTACTTGCACCTTCCCATGCTCCTGGAAGCTCGTATGTCTTCAGTATAAAAAATTGACGAAATATTCTGAAAGGAAGGGAAAAATAATCCCATTCTCCCCACTTGCATGTCTTTGTGGGAAGGGAAGAATTTCGTTTGATTGAAAAAGATATATACATAGTTGTTGGGATGTGGTGCTCTTCTTTACTCTGCGCCAACCGAAGAACTATGCTTGGTCATAGGAGATTTTCTTTGTCAGGTTCTGAGTTAAAGTGGAGTACTTCTCATGGGTCTTTTTACTGTTGTTTCTATGTTCGTCCTCCGTGTTCTCTCCTGGTTTCTGCTATGATATGACTTACAGTTTGTATGAGTGTCAAAGGACTATGATTTTGCTCATAGAAGACTTCTTTTGACAATTGGGATGTTCTGCGGTCCTCTCCTGTGGGTTTACCATTTGGGGTTTCTACGGTCCTCTCATGTGGGTTTACTGTGTTGGTCTCTAGTTGCGGTTCTCGTCGGAGGTCTTTgtgttaggttttgtttttgacttgttcttttattgtaatggtcCAAAGTGACCTGAATTGGACTCTCTTATTAATCCATGACGtgtgtggtactctttcctcTTCTGGAATTTGTCCAATAAGGTTGTCCtaggaaggttttaacgaggccactATATCATGTCGCTCTTTGTATGTCTGtggttttataaatgaattctccttctataaaaaaaaaactacccatgttatcttttctcaattctaaaagtaaaataaaaaataaaaccaattagCACATGCGTGAGCATGTGCTAAAGGGCTAGTAAGATATTAATTTAACttaactaaaaactaaaagttaaaaaagaaataataacacTTCACTCAAACAACATGTTCAGGGTAGAAAAAATCAGGAACGGGTTCTTCCTTCCATCGCCGCCACAGCAGATCCGATGCCATTGCCGCCACAATAACCCCGACTCTAACATCCCAGACGAAAATCCAAGTCCACCCATCCCCTAGCAATTTTAACGCGATAGATATATaataaacaaagagaaaaaaaattaaaaaaatcagattatGCCTTTGCATTCAATTGACTATGGGTGGCTCGAGTAACATCATGTTTGCAGAGGGTCGTCTACAACTCCGGAATCAAAGGCGCTGTGGCTGCAATGGGAGGAAGAACACGTTCATGATTTTCTCCTCTAAACGTGTTTTTGTTCCAATGAACttctattatttattttttaaatttcagtttttgatTAAGTTAAATTAATATCTTGATTTTTAACTAGTTTTTTCTAAATCCTTAAATTAGATTCAAGAGTGGTTGATCACAAGTCCCTTGAACCGTAGGGGTCCAATAGAATGAGACTATATTAGACTAATGCAAAGTATTCATTAATGTAGTAGTTTGGAGCAAATGCTCTCTCTGTAGGttttttgaattcaaatcaTAACATTCATATTGTGTGtatgaatttaatatattatcacccttaccaataaaaaaaatactaaaaaatctTAGACTTATTAAAGAGGACAACACTCTAATATGGGTGGCGATCGTAAGTGCATCTCTAGAGGACTGAGAGACTCCATGAGACTTTCCTGTCCACTGGGAGCCACCAAACAGGCCCACTTTTTCGTCAGCATGGTTTTCAATGCACGTACTTTTCCTCTATAAAAGCATGGCGTTAGAAGAAAGGCTTAACCCATAACCCCATTTCAAAACCATAACCAGCTAGAGCTGTGGTATTGATCAATAATGGGATCTATTCCATCAGAGCCACCTCATATCGTGTGCATTCCATTCCCAGCACAAGGCCATGTTAACCCATTTATGAACTTGGCCAAGCTTCTTCACTCTAGAGGGTTCTATATAACCATGGTTTACACAGAGTTCAACCACAGCCGTCTGCTCCGGTCCAAAGGGCCGGAGGCGGTGAAGAACTCACCGGGTTTTCGGTTTGAGACCATCCCGGATGGGGTGCCACCCTCGAACCCAGATGCCACTCAGAGTGTCACTGAGCTTTTGTACTACACAAAGAAACATTCTGTGGTTCCGCTCAGGGACCTGATTGTAAAGCTCAATTCCACCGAGGGTTTGCCTAAGGTTAGTTGCATTATTTCGGATGGAATTATGAGCTTTGCAATTAAGGTGGCCCGAGAACTTGGAATTCCTGAGGTCCAGTTCTGGACTGCATCCACTTGTGGCCTCGTGGCCTATCTCCAATTTGGAGAACTTGTCAAAAAGAGCATCTTCCCATTAAAAGGTATATATGCATATTATTTCAATAatattaaagtttttttttaattactttaaaaaaaaaaaagtaaatagtATACTGGgtaggttgaaattttttgtgtttCGGATTTCCCAAAATAACTCATGAAAGTACTGCCTGAAAGCTATGGCCATATGGATCAAATTTACATACCAAAaacggaaaagaaaaagaaattgaaaaggcAAGCCGAAGCCTAAAAGGACTGCACCTAATACAGTATGAGCACCTAAAAGAAACAGTTTATCTTAAACAAAGTATTCCTAATTAATCTTTTTGATCACTCGTAATTAACTTGCAAGGTTGTAGTTTAAATTTCCCAAGTAAGATATCTAAACCTAATTAAGGATTAAGCAATTTATCATGGAGCTATAACTTTCTTTGTCATCTGCATTTGAATCTTTTTATTGTTATCATGGCCTAATTAACCCAAGATTAACAAAATATCATCGCCCTAATCGCAGATGAGAAAGACGTCAGCAATGGATATCTGGAAGACACTGCCCTAGAGTGGATCCCAGGGATGCAGCACATGCGCCTCAAGGACATGCCCAGCTTCGTACGAAGCACCGATCCCGAAGACATTGCCTTCAACCGGTGGCTGGAAGAAGCCCAAGACATCCTCACAGCCGATGCAATCGTCTTCAACACCTTCGTCGAATTCGAAGCCGAAGTGCTCGAGACAGTCTCCTCCATGTTCCCCAACATCTACAACCTCGGCCCTCTCACCACCCTCAACACCAACCTCATCAAGAACGAAGTAAACGCCACGAGGCCAAGCCTGTGGAAGGAGAACACCGACTGCCTCACTTGGCTCGACACTCAGAAGCCCAACTCAGTCATTTACTTGAACTTCGGCAGCATCGCTGTGATGACCGAGGACAACTTCAAGGAGTTTGCATGGGGGCTGGCCAACAGCGGCCATCCCTTCTTGTGGATCATGCGGCCGGACGTAGTGAAGGGCACGAACGGGACCGCTCTGGCAGAAGAGTTTCTTGCAGAGACGAGGGATCGGAGCATGATTGCCCGATGGTGCCCCCAAGACAAGGTGCTCGCACACCCGTCCGTGGGGGCATTTTTGACTCATAGTGGATGGAACTCAACTTTGGAGGGGATTTGTGGAGGGGTGCCGATGCTTTGCTGGCCTTTCTTTGCTGAGCAGCAAGTGAACTGTAGGTACGCGAGCACGACTTGGGGGGTAGGGTTGGAGATTGATAGCGATGTGAAGAGGGAAGGGGTTGAGGCTCTGGTGAGGGAGGTGATGGAAGGGGAGAATGGGAAGGTGATGAGAAACAAGGCAGTGgagtggaagaagaaatcgGAGATTGCTTGTGTTGAAGGAGGATCGTCTTATGATGATTTCGAGCGGTTCGTTGGGTACCTTCTGGAGCTGTCCTTATGATTAAGTTAAGCCTTCTTGAATATATTTTCATCATCGTCGTTTTCAGAATAACTTTCATGAAATGCAGTAGATGATATAAGTTAATTATGATCTAAGAATGATGTATTTCATTTAATTAAGAGCTGCTGTATATCAGTTgttggaaattaattaaatattttacctaaGTTTACACCTGCTGGATCCGATCATCAGGCATTGAACTAAGCCCATTTCCTTTTGGTTCTATTAATCTCAGCCCGTTGTATAATTTAATGTTAACCCATTTCTTCCTGGACCTTGAACTGAAC
The window above is part of the Prunus dulcis chromosome 1, ALMONDv2, whole genome shotgun sequence genome. Proteins encoded here:
- the LOC117616299 gene encoding 7-deoxyloganetin glucosyltransferase-like, with the translated sequence MGSIPSEPPHIVCIPFPAQGHVNPFMNLAKLLHSRGFYITMVYTEFNHSRLLRSKGPEAVKNSPGFRFETIPDGVPPSNPDATQSVTELLYYTKKHSVVPLRDLIVKLNSTEGLPKVSCIISDGIMSFAIKVARELGIPEVQFWTASTCGLVAYLQFGELVKKSIFPLKDEKDVSNGYLEDTALEWIPGMQHMRLKDMPSFVRSTDPEDIAFNRWLEEAQDILTADAIVFNTFVEFEAEVLETVSSMFPNIYNLGPLTTLNTNLIKNEVNATRPSLWKENTDCLTWLDTQKPNSVIYLNFGSIAVMTEDNFKEFAWGLANSGHPFLWIMRPDVVKGTNGTALAEEFLAETRDRSMIARWCPQDKVLAHPSVGAFLTHSGWNSTLEGICGGVPMLCWPFFAEQQVNCRYASTTWGVGLEIDSDVKREGVEALVREVMEGENGKVMRNKAVEWKKKSEIACVEGGSSYDDFERFVGYLLELSL